In Pseudomonas fluorescens, one genomic interval encodes:
- a CDS encoding DUF4123 domain-containing protein, which yields MQLECLTPAEWLAREPLKPAEQLFAIFSSASDARPPLVAPSPIWAETIYAEWDAVMPFVGIVAADSEFLDWVASTESRDWGWLAVSSASLEVVVEHFRSLTQVLMPDGAAVFFRFWDGRFLLPILQSDEVQSAQLMPVISRGLINGQAVDIGGRAQVSGRVFPWWKVPESVLASAGNSVRIGNALQWLSEEHPALYEAFPQAVLRCKVQQFFQVSASEESSQSALLAYLQDEAE from the coding sequence GTGCAGCTTGAGTGCCTCACACCTGCAGAGTGGTTGGCGCGTGAACCGCTGAAACCTGCGGAGCAACTGTTCGCGATCTTCAGTAGCGCCAGCGACGCCAGGCCTCCGCTGGTTGCACCGAGCCCGATCTGGGCAGAGACGATCTACGCCGAGTGGGATGCGGTGATGCCCTTCGTGGGAATTGTCGCGGCGGACAGTGAGTTTCTCGACTGGGTGGCGAGTACCGAGTCTCGCGACTGGGGGTGGTTGGCGGTGTCCTCGGCGAGCCTGGAGGTGGTAGTTGAGCACTTTCGCAGCCTGACTCAAGTGCTGATGCCGGACGGCGCAGCGGTGTTTTTTCGCTTCTGGGATGGGCGGTTTTTGTTGCCGATCCTGCAGTCCGATGAAGTGCAATCTGCGCAGTTGATGCCGGTGATCTCGCGCGGCTTGATCAATGGACAGGCCGTGGATATCGGGGGCAGGGCGCAGGTTTCAGGGCGGGTGTTTCCCTGGTGGAAAGTGCCTGAGTCAGTGCTGGCTTCAGCAGGGAATTCAGTCCGGATCGGGAATGCGCTGCAGTGGCTGAGCGAGGAGCATCCGGCGCTGTACGAGGCGTTTCCGCAGGCTGTGTTGCGCTGCAAGGTTCAGCAGTTTTTTCAGGTTTCGGCGTCGGAAGAATCGTCGCAATCGGCGTTATTGGCATATTTGCAGGACGAAGCGGAGTGA
- a CDS encoding 23S rRNA (adenine(2030)-N(6))-methyltransferase RlmJ, which translates to MNYRHAFHAGNHADVFKHLTLTRLIALMSRKEQPFAYLDTHAGIGLYDLQGDQANRTGEYLEGIARLWDQPDLPALTADYMKVLHEMNPDGQLRYYPGSPELARRLTRPQDRVMLNEKHPEDGVQLKENMAGDRRVKVHLGEGWHVARAMLPVQEKRAVMLIDPPFEQLDEMQKCAASLKEAIGRMRQTVAAIWYPVKDQRALRRFYQDLAGTGAPKLLRVELLVHPLDTPNSLNGSGMAIANPPWGLEEELRELLPWLSKKLGQTQGGWQMDWLIAES; encoded by the coding sequence ATGAATTATCGTCACGCCTTCCATGCCGGCAATCACGCCGATGTGTTCAAACACCTGACCTTGACCCGCCTCATCGCGCTGATGTCGCGCAAGGAGCAGCCGTTTGCCTATCTCGACACGCACGCCGGTATCGGTTTGTATGACTTGCAGGGTGATCAGGCCAACCGTACCGGCGAGTACCTGGAAGGCATTGCGCGTTTGTGGGATCAGCCGGATCTGCCGGCGCTGACCGCCGACTACATGAAGGTGCTGCACGAGATGAACCCGGATGGCCAGTTGCGCTACTACCCGGGTTCGCCGGAGTTGGCGCGGCGTCTGACCCGGCCTCAGGACCGGGTGATGCTCAACGAGAAACACCCGGAAGACGGCGTGCAGCTCAAAGAGAACATGGCCGGTGACCGTCGGGTGAAAGTGCATCTGGGCGAGGGCTGGCATGTGGCGCGGGCGATGCTGCCGGTGCAGGAGAAGCGTGCGGTGATGTTGATTGATCCGCCGTTCGAACAGCTCGACGAGATGCAAAAGTGTGCGGCGTCGCTGAAAGAAGCGATTGGCCGGATGCGCCAAACCGTGGCGGCGATCTGGTACCCGGTAAAGGACCAGCGTGCGCTGCGACGTTTCTATCAGGATCTGGCTGGTACCGGTGCGCCGAAGTTGCTGCGCGTGGAACTGCTGGTGCATCCGCTGGATACGCCGAACAGCCTCAACGGCTCGGGGATGGCGATTGCCAATCCGCCGTGGGGGCTGGAGGAAGAATTGCGTGAGCTGCTGCCGTGGTTGTCGAAGAAGCTTGGGCAGACTCAGGGTGGGTGGCAGATGGATTGGTTGATTGCCGAGAGCTGA
- the msrA gene encoding peptide-methionine (S)-S-oxide reductase MsrA, whose translation MVLRSEILVNKNVLPTKEQALPGRETAMTLPEKHFVFEETPLLGPFFQDVDFAIFGLGCFWGAERRFWQREGVVSTVVGYAGGYTPNPTYEEVCSGLTGHAEVVLVVYDKAKVSYEELLAMFWELHNPTQGMRQGNDIGTQYRSVIYATSPEQLDAALKSKALYQAELSKAGLGEISTEIEQAPTVYFAEAYHQQYLAKNPEGYCGIGGTGVCMPPSLAGN comes from the coding sequence ATGGTTCTGCGCTCGGAAATTCTGGTGAACAAAAACGTGCTACCGACCAAAGAACAAGCGCTGCCCGGCCGCGAAACCGCGATGACCCTGCCTGAAAAGCATTTCGTCTTCGAAGAAACTCCCTTGCTCGGTCCATTCTTTCAGGACGTCGACTTTGCGATCTTCGGTCTGGGTTGTTTCTGGGGGGCGGAACGCCGCTTCTGGCAGCGCGAAGGCGTGGTCAGCACCGTGGTCGGCTACGCCGGCGGCTACACGCCGAACCCGACCTACGAAGAAGTCTGCTCGGGCCTGACCGGCCACGCCGAAGTAGTGCTGGTGGTGTATGACAAAGCCAAGGTCAGCTACGAAGAGCTGCTGGCGATGTTCTGGGAGCTGCACAACCCGACGCAGGGCATGCGTCAGGGCAACGACATCGGCACCCAATACCGCTCGGTGATCTACGCGACCTCGCCTGAGCAACTGGATGCGGCGCTGAAGAGCAAAGCGCTGTATCAGGCTGAACTGTCGAAGGCGGGTCTGGGCGAAATCAGCACCGAGATCGAGCAGGCGCCGACCGTGTACTTCGCCGAGGCGTATCACCAGCAATATCTGGCGAAGAACCCTGAGGGCTATTGCGGGATTGGCGGCACCGGCGTGTGCATGCCACCGAGCCTGGCGGGTAATTGA
- a CDS encoding putative bifunctional diguanylate cyclase/phosphodiesterase, whose translation MKSQPDAASRMAAEVVTQLPVPSRLGMLRFERLNEASWAMLFLDPNCERQFGQPAVELCALVGSPYASLMEPEARYQLHDTIQQQLRDSPHYLVRYTLHTAAGVLSILELGEAYKQHNRHLLRGYLLAVDDVFDEAPTLPSVDLETQNSRLQIALELNQRAQQEQLQHLDRVRAQQDLILLLARQRYSSHNSLQEAAELITRCACDIYEIDCASLWNLEGNLLVPISAYHRATQEYILPEVIDISGFPDYMEALHGSRAIDAHNAMRDPRTREMAEALRPRDVNAMLDASIRVDGQVVGVLCLEQTGVTRAWQSDEIAFAGELADQFAQVINNHNRRTATSALHLFQRAVEQSANAFLLVNCDGVVEYVNPSFTAITQYSTEEVHGQRLSELPALENLSELLFDAPSALAKSNSWQGEFKSRRKNLEPYWGQLSISKVYGDNRELTHYIGIYEDITQTKLAQQRIERLAYTDNLTNLGNRPAFIRNLDERFARDSDTPISLLLVDIDNFKRINDSLGHQTGDKLLISLARRLRNSLSPSGSLARFASNEFAVLLDDTDLATGQQIANQLLATLDKPMFVDNQLISVTGSVGLACAPLHGRDPQTLMRNAGLALHKAKANGKHQVQVFTEALNAEASYKLFVENNLRRALTQNELDVFYQPKLCLRSGRLLGMEALLRWNHPERGMIRPDQFISVAEETGLIIPIGKWIARQACRMSKALTAAGLGNLQVAINLSPKQFSDPDLVASIANILKEEALPANLLELELTEGLLLEATEDTHLQLDQLKRLGLTLAMDDFGTGYSSLSYLKKFPIDIIKIDRSFIHEIPDNQDDMEITSAVIAMAHNLKLKVVAEGIETAEQLAFLRRHRCDVGQGYLFDRPIPGAELIQALKRYPRGPLCL comes from the coding sequence ATGAAGAGCCAACCCGATGCCGCCAGCCGTATGGCGGCCGAGGTAGTGACGCAGTTGCCTGTGCCCTCGCGGCTCGGCATGCTGCGTTTCGAGCGCTTGAATGAAGCCAGTTGGGCGATGCTGTTTCTCGACCCCAATTGCGAACGCCAGTTCGGCCAGCCGGCCGTCGAGCTCTGTGCACTGGTCGGTTCACCGTATGCCAGCCTGATGGAGCCTGAAGCGCGCTATCAACTGCACGACACCATTCAGCAGCAACTGCGCGACAGCCCGCATTATCTGGTGCGCTACACACTGCACACCGCTGCGGGCGTGCTGAGCATCCTCGAACTGGGCGAAGCCTATAAACAGCACAATCGACACTTGCTGCGCGGTTATTTGCTGGCGGTCGATGACGTGTTCGACGAAGCGCCAACGCTGCCGTCCGTTGACCTCGAAACCCAGAACTCGCGCCTGCAGATCGCCCTCGAACTGAACCAGCGCGCCCAGCAGGAACAATTGCAGCACCTTGATCGGGTGCGCGCCCAGCAGGATCTGATTCTGCTGCTCGCCCGCCAGCGCTACAGCAGCCACAACTCGCTGCAGGAAGCCGCCGAACTGATCACCCGCTGCGCCTGCGATATCTATGAAATCGACTGCGCCAGCCTGTGGAACCTCGAAGGCAATCTGCTGGTGCCGATTTCGGCGTATCACCGCGCAACGCAGGAATACATCCTGCCGGAGGTGATCGACATCAGCGGCTTCCCCGACTACATGGAAGCGCTGCACGGCAGCCGCGCCATCGACGCGCATAATGCGATGCGCGACCCGCGCACCCGTGAGATGGCCGAAGCCCTGCGCCCGCGTGACGTCAACGCCATGCTCGACGCCAGCATCCGGGTCGACGGCCAAGTGGTCGGCGTGCTCTGCCTGGAGCAGACCGGCGTGACCCGCGCCTGGCAGTCCGACGAAATCGCCTTTGCCGGTGAGCTGGCCGACCAGTTCGCCCAGGTCATCAACAACCACAACCGCCGCACCGCCACCAGCGCCCTGCACCTGTTCCAGCGTGCGGTCGAGCAAAGTGCCAACGCCTTTCTGCTGGTCAATTGCGACGGCGTGGTCGAGTACGTCAACCCGAGCTTCACCGCGATCACCCAGTACTCCACCGAGGAAGTCCATGGCCAGCGCCTGTCGGAACTGCCGGCGCTGGAAAACCTCAGCGAGCTGCTGTTCGACGCGCCTTCGGCGCTGGCCAAGAGCAACAGCTGGCAGGGCGAATTCAAGAGCCGGCGCAAAAACCTCGAACCGTACTGGGGCCAGTTGTCGATCTCCAAGGTGTATGGCGACAACCGTGAGCTGACGCACTACATCGGCATCTACGAAGACATCACCCAGACCAAACTGGCGCAGCAGCGCATCGAGCGTCTGGCCTACACCGACAACTTGACCAACCTCGGCAACCGCCCGGCGTTTATCCGCAATCTGGACGAACGCTTCGCCCGCGACAGCGATACGCCGATCAGCCTGCTGCTGGTGGACATCGACAACTTCAAGCGGATCAACGACAGCCTCGGGCACCAGACCGGTGACAAACTGCTGATCAGCCTTGCCAGGCGCCTGCGCAACAGCCTCAGCCCGAGTGGCAGCCTCGCGCGCTTCGCCAGTAACGAATTTGCAGTGCTGCTCGACGACACCGACCTCGCCACCGGCCAGCAGATTGCCAACCAATTGCTGGCAACCCTCGACAAGCCGATGTTCGTCGACAACCAGTTAATCAGCGTCACCGGCTCCGTGGGCCTGGCCTGCGCCCCGTTGCACGGCCGCGATCCACAGACCCTGATGCGCAACGCCGGCCTGGCCCTGCACAAGGCCAAGGCCAACGGCAAACATCAGGTGCAAGTCTTCACCGAAGCACTCAACGCCGAGGCCAGTTACAAGCTGTTCGTCGAGAACAACCTGCGCCGCGCCCTGACCCAGAACGAGCTGGACGTGTTCTACCAGCCCAAGCTGTGCCTGCGCAGCGGTCGCCTGCTGGGCATGGAAGCGCTGCTGCGCTGGAATCACCCGGAACGCGGCATGATCCGCCCGGACCAGTTCATCAGCGTTGCCGAAGAGACCGGCCTGATCATCCCGATCGGCAAGTGGATTGCGCGTCAGGCCTGCCGCATGAGCAAGGCGCTGACCGCCGCCGGCCTGGGTAACCTGCAAGTGGCGATCAACCTTTCGCCGAAGCAGTTCTCCGACCCGGATCTGGTTGCCTCAATCGCCAATATCCTCAAGGAAGAAGCCCTGCCGGCCAATCTGCTCGAACTGGAGCTGACCGAAGGCCTGCTGCTGGAAGCCACCGAAGACACCCACTTGCAACTCGACCAGCTCAAGCGCCTGGGCTTGACCCTGGCCATGGACGATTTCGGCACCGGTTACTCGTCGCTCAGCTACCTGAAGAAATTCCCGATCGACATCATCAAGATCGATCGCAGCTTCATCCACGAAATCCCCGACAACCAGGACGACATGGAAATCACCTCCGCGGTAATCGCCATGGCGCACAACCTGAAACTCAAAGTCGTGGCCGAAGGCATCGAGACCGCCGAGCAACTGGCGTTCCTGCGTCGCCACCGCTGCGACGTCGGCCAGGGCTACCTGTTCGACCGGCCGATCCCCGGCGCCGAGCTGATCCAGGCGCTCAAGCGCTACCCGCGCGGCCCGCTCTGCCTCTAG
- a CDS encoding alkaline phosphatase D family protein yields the protein MLKPTVGPIIGHTTTNHARIFMRGDLQKNATTFAGLRYRKRDSNQWSNSLFSRLSALRDFCQVFSLNDLESHCEYEYQTGWFSPMSPVHTVESIAELPLQWPREIYRFRTRASDAVQPRAYIIGSCRYLRMTAGIASLPQIGDRIFASINQLIEGAEPPISATLMTGDQIYVDDLNLIAPDREYKDILDKYRAAFSQPNIQRLMSGTSTYMILDDHEIEDNWPANASKSDHELYRNAMAAYELYQASHSPAHELTVDGEIDHSKLAHYWYQFSDGDIEWFVTDSRTRRNLAADDRRILDSEQEQALVAWLSTSKARVKFVVTSVMFYPDRKLHGDDAWKAFSAQRLRLLETIRTRQIRNVVFVSGDVHGSLTSRLTHSEDPDFEVHTIVSSPLCNSKLLPYAKASTFILDQPLARTAAGDYRHELTSAVVSEDNFAHVVVEADQILINYHDRDGKKLQSISIKLR from the coding sequence ATGTTAAAACCAACTGTCGGCCCGATTATTGGCCATACAACAACTAATCACGCACGCATCTTCATGCGCGGCGACTTGCAAAAGAACGCCACCACATTTGCCGGCCTGCGTTATCGAAAGCGCGACAGCAATCAATGGTCAAATAGCCTTTTTTCCCGTTTAAGTGCTTTGCGCGATTTTTGCCAGGTCTTTTCATTGAATGACCTGGAGAGCCATTGCGAATACGAATACCAGACGGGCTGGTTCAGCCCCATGAGCCCGGTGCATACCGTCGAAAGCATCGCCGAATTGCCTTTGCAATGGCCGCGCGAGATCTACCGCTTTCGCACCCGCGCCAGCGACGCCGTGCAGCCACGCGCTTACATCATCGGCTCCTGTCGCTACCTGCGCATGACCGCCGGCATCGCTTCCCTGCCCCAAATTGGCGACCGTATATTCGCCTCGATCAATCAGTTGATCGAAGGCGCCGAGCCGCCGATCAGCGCCACCCTGATGACCGGAGACCAGATCTATGTCGACGACCTCAACCTGATTGCCCCGGATCGCGAATACAAGGACATCCTCGATAAATATCGCGCGGCGTTCTCGCAACCGAATATTCAGCGGCTGATGTCCGGCACTTCGACTTACATGATCCTCGACGATCACGAAATTGAAGACAACTGGCCGGCGAACGCCAGCAAGTCCGATCATGAGTTATATCGCAATGCAATGGCGGCGTATGAGTTGTATCAAGCCAGTCATAGTCCGGCGCATGAACTAACAGTTGATGGCGAGATTGATCATTCAAAACTGGCGCATTACTGGTATCAGTTCAGCGATGGCGATATTGAATGGTTTGTCACTGATAGCCGCACTCGGCGCAACCTGGCTGCTGATGATCGACGCATCCTGGACAGCGAGCAGGAACAGGCCCTGGTTGCCTGGCTGAGCACCAGCAAGGCACGGGTCAAATTCGTGGTCACCAGCGTGATGTTCTATCCGGATCGCAAACTGCACGGCGACGATGCGTGGAAAGCCTTCTCGGCGCAGCGCCTGCGCCTGCTGGAAACCATTCGCACCCGACAGATCAGGAATGTCGTATTCGTCTCGGGCGACGTGCACGGCTCGCTGACCTCGCGCCTGACCCATAGCGAAGACCCGGACTTCGAAGTCCACACCATCGTTTCCTCGCCGCTGTGCAACAGCAAGCTGTTGCCCTATGCCAAGGCGTCGACGTTCATCCTCGATCAACCGCTGGCGCGCACGGCGGCGGGCGATTATCGGCATGAATTGACCAGCGCGGTGGTCAGTGAGGACAACTTCGCCCATGTGGTGGTCGAGGCTGATCAGATTTTGATCAATTACCATGATCGGGATGGCAAGAAGCTGCAATCGATCAGCATTAAATTGCGTTGA
- the aceF gene encoding dihydrolipoyllysine-residue acetyltransferase, with amino-acid sequence MSELIRVPDIGSGEGEVIELFVKVGDRIEADQSILTLESDKASMEVPAPKAGVIKSLKVKLGDRLKEGDELLELEVEGAAQAAPAPAAAPAAKAEAKPAAAPAAAAPAAAPAAASVQQVHVPDIGSSGKAQIIEIQVKVGDTVEADQSLITLESDKASMEIPSPAAGVVKAISVKLNDEVGTGDLILDLEVAGAAAPAAAAPAQAAAPAAAAAPAPAAAPAAPVADSVQDIHVPDIGSAGKAKIIEVLVKAGDSVEADQSLITLESDKASMEIPSPAAGVVESISIKLDDEVGTGDLILKLKVKGAAPAAAPAPAAAAAPSAPAPAAAAPAAAAPAAAAPVAAPAKPGAKVHAGPAVRQLAREFGVELSAVGASGPHGRILKEDVQVYVKAMMQKAKEAPAAGGATGGAGIPPIPVVDFSRFGEIEEVPMTRLMQVGAANLHRSWLNVPHVTQFDSADITELEAFRVAQKAVAEKAGVKLTILPLLLKTCAHLLKELPDFNSSLAPSGKAIIRKKYVNIGFAVDTPDGLLVPVIKNVDQKSLLQLAAEAASLAEKARTKKLSSDEMQGACFTISSLGHIGGTGFTPIVNAPEVAILGVSKATIQPVWDGKAFQPKLMLPLSLSYDHRVINGAAAARFTQRLGSLLGDIRTILL; translated from the coding sequence GTGAGCGAACTCATTCGCGTACCTGACATCGGCAGCGGTGAAGGTGAAGTAATTGAACTGTTTGTGAAGGTCGGCGACCGTATCGAAGCCGACCAGAGCATCCTGACCCTGGAATCGGACAAGGCCAGCATGGAAGTGCCGGCCCCGAAAGCCGGCGTCATCAAAAGCCTGAAAGTCAAGCTGGGCGACCGTCTGAAAGAAGGCGACGAACTGCTTGAGCTGGAAGTCGAGGGCGCCGCGCAAGCGGCCCCTGCACCTGCTGCTGCACCGGCTGCAAAAGCTGAAGCCAAACCGGCTGCCGCTCCTGCTGCTGCGGCGCCAGCCGCTGCCCCTGCTGCCGCTTCGGTGCAGCAAGTGCACGTGCCGGACATCGGTTCGTCGGGCAAGGCGCAGATCATCGAGATCCAGGTCAAGGTCGGCGACACCGTCGAGGCTGATCAATCTTTGATCACCCTGGAATCCGACAAGGCGAGCATGGAAATCCCGTCGCCTGCCGCGGGCGTGGTCAAGGCCATCAGCGTCAAGCTCAACGACGAAGTCGGCACGGGCGACCTGATTCTGGATCTGGAAGTGGCGGGTGCTGCGGCCCCTGCTGCGGCCGCTCCGGCTCAGGCCGCTGCGCCAGCCGCTGCTGCTGCGCCTGCTCCGGCTGCCGCCCCGGCTGCTCCGGTTGCCGACAGCGTTCAGGACATCCACGTTCCGGACATTGGTTCGGCCGGCAAGGCCAAGATCATCGAAGTCCTGGTCAAGGCTGGTGACAGCGTTGAAGCCGACCAGTCGCTGATCACCCTCGAATCCGACAAGGCAAGCATGGAAATCCCATCGCCTGCCGCTGGCGTGGTGGAAAGCATTTCCATCAAGCTGGACGACGAAGTCGGCACCGGCGACCTGATCCTCAAGCTGAAAGTCAAAGGCGCAGCCCCTGCTGCTGCCCCGGCTCCAGCTGCCGCCGCTGCGCCAAGCGCTCCGGCACCGGCCGCTGCTGCTCCGGCTGCCGCTGCACCTGCTGCTGCCGCTCCGGTTGCTGCTCCGGCCAAGCCTGGTGCCAAAGTTCACGCCGGCCCGGCCGTGCGTCAACTGGCCCGCGAGTTCGGCGTCGAGCTGAGCGCCGTTGGCGCCAGCGGTCCGCACGGTCGCATCCTCAAGGAAGACGTGCAGGTTTACGTCAAGGCGATGATGCAGAAAGCCAAGGAAGCACCGGCCGCTGGCGGCGCAACCGGTGGCGCGGGCATCCCGCCGATCCCGGTCGTGGATTTCAGCCGCTTCGGTGAAATCGAAGAAGTGCCGATGACCCGCCTGATGCAGGTCGGCGCCGCCAACCTGCACCGCAGCTGGCTGAACGTGCCGCACGTGACGCAATTCGACTCGGCGGATATCACCGAGCTGGAAGCCTTCCGTGTTGCGCAAAAAGCCGTCGCCGAGAAGGCCGGCGTCAAGCTGACCATCCTGCCGCTGCTGCTCAAGACCTGCGCGCACCTGCTCAAGGAGCTGCCGGACTTCAACAGTTCGCTGGCGCCAAGCGGCAAGGCGATCATTCGCAAGAAGTACGTCAACATCGGTTTCGCGGTCGACACTCCAGATGGCTTGCTGGTACCGGTCATCAAGAACGTCGACCAGAAGAGCCTGCTGCAACTGGCCGCAGAAGCTGCTTCGCTGGCTGAAAAAGCCCGCACCAAGAAGCTCTCTTCGGACGAGATGCAAGGCGCCTGCTTCACCATTTCCAGCCTCGGCCACATTGGCGGCACCGGCTTCACGCCGATCGTCAACGCGCCGGAAGTGGCGATCCTCGGTGTTTCCAAGGCAACCATCCAGCCAGTCTGGGACGGCAAAGCCTTCCAGCCGAAACTGATGCTGCCACTGTCGCTGTCCTACGATCACCGTGTGATCAACGGCGCTGCTGCTGCACGCTTCACCCAGCGTCTGGGCAGCCTGCTGGGCGACATCCGCACCATCCTGCTGTAA